From Gloeocapsa sp. PCC 73106, one genomic window encodes:
- a CDS encoding DUF2811 domain-containing protein, with translation MNTFVSILAEIPEELHESLANYLETHPNWDQDRVFTAALSLFLLQNGDQAKNYRSCARVYLETIFEQPF, from the coding sequence ATGAACACATTTGTAAGTATTCTGGCGGAGATTCCCGAGGAATTACACGAATCCTTAGCCAATTATTTAGAAACTCATCCCAATTGGGATCAAGACCGTGTTTTTACCGCAGCACTATCTCTATTTCTTCTACAAAATGGCGATCAAGCTAAAAATTATCGTTCCTGCGCTCGCGTATATCTAGAGACTATTTTTGAACAACCCTTTTAG
- a CDS encoding serine O-acetyltransferase, translated as MSDLQAREPKISATEPDWSREKLRKWWMPSRQLLKSIRKYQKWQKKAGIIGKLFSSIAVLEHRFWSVITGAEIPINCQIEGGLMLTHPNGVVISPKASIGPNCLILQQVTITRNVKILGHVDIGAGAKILNGVTIGNHAKIGANAVVLCDVPDGATAVGVPARIVVKEMKLEDGSMDEEDVHHL; from the coding sequence CGACCTACAAGCTCGTGAACCTAAGATTTCAGCGACCGAACCAGATTGGAGTCGAGAAAAATTACGCAAGTGGTGGATGCCTTCTCGTCAACTGCTCAAATCAATTCGAAAGTATCAAAAATGGCAAAAAAAAGCAGGAATTATCGGAAAGTTGTTTAGTAGTATTGCAGTGCTAGAACATAGATTTTGGAGCGTTATTACTGGTGCCGAGATACCCATCAATTGCCAGATAGAAGGAGGATTGATGTTAACTCATCCTAATGGTGTGGTGATTTCTCCCAAAGCTTCTATTGGACCCAACTGTTTGATTTTACAACAAGTGACCATTACTCGTAATGTTAAGATTCTGGGTCATGTGGACATTGGAGCCGGAGCTAAAATACTCAATGGTGTTACTATTGGTAATCACGCTAAAATTGGGGCAAACGCTGTAGTGCTATGTGACGTGCCTGATGGCGCTACTGCTGTGGGAGTACCTGCCAGAATAGTTGTAAAAGAGATGAAGCTGGAAGATGGCTCCATGGATGAAGAGGATGTGCATCACCTCTAA